The following nucleotide sequence is from Streptomyces xiamenensis.
AGCTACGACGGCATCAAGAGCAACCTGATGCGCGAGTCCAGCGGTGACCCCCACACCATCAACATGTGGGACAGCAACGCGCACAAGAACATCCCGTCCAAGGGCCTGCTGCAGGTCATCGACCCGACCTTCGAGCAGTACCACGTGGACGGTACGAGCAAGGACGTCTACGACCCGGTGGCCAACATCGCCGCGGCCTGCAACTACGCGGCCGACCGCTACGGCTCCATGGACAACGTGAACAGCGCCTACTGACGGTCTGACGGTCGCCTGATCCGACCCGGGCCGAGCCCGGGCCCACGCCCGGCGCTCCCCGTGCCCCTGCGGCACGGGGAGCGCCGGGCGTTCGCGGTCAGTGGACCGGGAGGCCCGTGCCGGACATCGAGACCTCCCCGGTCACGGTGGCCGAACCGGGCGCGGTGGGCGGCGGGACGAGGCGCTCCGGCGGGCACCGCGGTGCGGATCAGACGGCGGTGTAGCCGCCGTCCACCAGGTGGTAGCTGCCGTACACGAAGGACGCGCGCGGGGACAGCAGGAACGTCACCAGCTCGGCGACCTCCTCGCTGGTGCCCAGACGCCCGGCCGGGTGCAGGGCGACCAGGCCCTCGTACTGGGCGCGGTCCATGTCCTGCAGCAGTGGCGTCTCGATGAAGCCGGGGCCCACGGCGTTGATCCGGATGTTCTTCGTGGCGTACTCGGCGGCGGCGGTCTTGGTCAGGCCGATCACGCCGTGTTTGGCGGCGACGTACGCGGAGGAGCCGCGGGAGGCCACGCTTCCCAGGATCGAGGCGACGTTCACGATCGCCCCGCCGGAGCCGGCGGCCTCGATGGCGGGCAGCTCGTGGCGCATGCAGTGGAAGACGCCGTCGAGGTTGGTGCGCACGACCCGGTTGTAGGCGTCGATGTCGTACTCCCCCGTGGGGGCGACGGGGCCGCCGACACCGGCGTTGTTGACGGCCAGGTGCAGACCGCCGAAGGTCTCGACGGCGAAGGCCACACCGGCCTGGACGGAGGCGGGGTCGGTGACGTCCATGGTGACGGCGGCGGCCGACAGGCCCTCGGAGCGCAGGGTGGCGGCGGCTTCCTCCGCGCCCTCGGCGCGGTAGTCGGCGACGAGGACGTCGGCCCCTCCGGCGCCCAGCCGGCGGGCGGTCGCCAGCCCGATACCGGAGGCGGCGCCGGTGACCAGGACGGTGCGGCCGGCGAACTCGGTGGCGTAGTCGGGTACGGGGGTGGTGCTCATGGGGCTGTTCACTTTCTTCGTGCGGATAGGGCCTCGCGGTCGGCGGCGGCAGCCGCTTCCTCCGTGAGGGCGTCATAGGAGCGCTCCACCAGCGCGGCGAGGTCGGCCACGGCGCGGCTCTGGTCGCCGGTGGGCGCGTGGCGCGCCCACAGCCGCATGGCGGCGGTCAGCACACCGGCGGCGGCGTCGACGACCACGGTGGGGCGGGGGTCGTGGGCGGGGTCCACGGCCAGCCGCGCGGCGACGATGCCGACCGATTCCTCCTGGGCGTCGACCCGGATGCGCTGGTAGGCGGCGAAGAGCGAGGGGTCGCTGTCGATCCGGGCGAGCAGCGCGCGGATCTCGGGGCGGTGGTGCGAGGCGGGGGTGTCCCGGTCGGTGAGCCAGTGCCCGACCGCGCGCCGGTAGGCGATCAGTGGCGGTTCCGCGGCGGGCCGCTCGCGCAGCAGGGTGTTGATGCGGCGGCCGTCCTCCCGGACGAAGTCCAGGGCCGCCTCCTCTTTGCTCGCGAAGTAGCGGCTGAAGGTACGGCGGGCGACATCGGCGCGGTCGGCGATCGCGGCGACGGTCACCTCGTCGGGGCCGTGCCGCAGCACCAGCTCCAGGGCGGCGGCGGCGAGTGCTTCGCGGGTGCGCCGTGCCTTGCGCTGCCGGCCGTCCTCACGGGGGGCGGGGATCGGCAGGGGAGACCTGTTCACCGTCATGGCACCGACGTTACACCCACTCATGTCCCATTGGGACAAGAGTTCCGGTGAGACAGAAACGGCTGCCTCGCGCTGTGCCGGCGGAG
It contains:
- a CDS encoding SDR family NAD(P)-dependent oxidoreductase, coding for MSTTPVPDYATEFAGRTVLVTGAASGIGLATARRLGAGGADVLVADYRAEGAEEAAATLRSEGLSAAAVTMDVTDPASVQAGVAFAVETFGGLHLAVNNAGVGGPVAPTGEYDIDAYNRVVRTNLDGVFHCMRHELPAIEAAGSGGAIVNVASILGSVASRGSSAYVAAKHGVIGLTKTAAAEYATKNIRINAVGPGFIETPLLQDMDRAQYEGLVALHPAGRLGTSEEVAELVTFLLSPRASFVYGSYHLVDGGYTAV
- a CDS encoding TetR family transcriptional regulator, producing the protein MTVNRSPLPIPAPREDGRQRKARRTREALAAAALELVLRHGPDEVTVAAIADRADVARRTFSRYFASKEEAALDFVREDGRRINTLLRERPAAEPPLIAYRRAVGHWLTDRDTPASHHRPEIRALLARIDSDPSLFAAYQRIRVDAQEESVGIVAARLAVDPAHDPRPTVVVDAAAGVLTAAMRLWARHAPTGDQSRAVADLAALVERSYDALTEEAAAAADREALSARRK